The following are from one region of the Petrotoga mobilis SJ95 genome:
- a CDS encoding RNA-guided endonuclease TnpB family protein, which produces MLKTYKFRIYPTNEQIEKFSQHFGHTRFVYNLFLEFANKAYKNTKTYTNYYMWAKVLTVLKKTEKYRWLNDVNSQSLQQSIKNLETGFKRFFKKQSKYPKFKKKSSRQSFRVPQHIQLYENENNDKYGILFVPKFKEGIKVRVHRKIDPNAKIKNCTFIKTPTGKYFVSITFQVEGSYPERDIDYENSIGMDMGLKDCVVLSDGTKYQAPKVLSKYERKLKHAYKKFSSKEQRSKNWDKAKLEVARIHEKIKNTREDFLHKLTKEISENQADVFVVETLNIRGMLKNHHLAKSISDLGWYKFKTFLKYKAERLGKKVIEIGTFEPSSKTCSVCGYKNAGLKLSDREWVCPECGTKHDRDINAAVNIRQFGLKQAFATLPYGR; this is translated from the coding sequence ATGCTTAAAACATACAAGTTTCGTATATATCCAACTAACGAACAAATTGAGAAATTTAGCCAACATTTTGGACATACTCGATTTGTTTACAACCTATTCTTAGAGTTTGCTAACAAGGCATATAAGAATACTAAAACGTATACTAATTATTATATGTGGGCTAAAGTGCTTACGGTTCTTAAAAAGACAGAGAAGTATCGATGGTTGAATGATGTCAACTCTCAATCATTACAACAGTCCATAAAGAACTTAGAAACTGGATTCAAACGTTTCTTCAAGAAACAAAGTAAATACCCCAAATTTAAGAAAAAATCAAGTAGACAATCTTTTAGAGTTCCTCAACATATACAGTTATATGAAAATGAGAATAACGATAAATATGGAATTCTATTCGTGCCAAAGTTTAAAGAAGGTATCAAAGTAAGAGTCCATCGGAAAATAGATCCAAATGCAAAGATAAAAAATTGTACTTTCATTAAAACTCCAACAGGTAAGTACTTTGTCTCTATAACATTCCAAGTAGAAGGTTCTTACCCTGAAAGAGATATAGACTATGAGAACTCAATCGGTATGGATATGGGATTGAAAGATTGTGTGGTACTATCCGATGGAACAAAGTATCAAGCTCCTAAAGTTTTGTCTAAATACGAAAGAAAACTAAAACATGCATATAAAAAGTTTTCAAGCAAAGAACAAAGGTCAAAGAATTGGGACAAAGCAAAATTAGAAGTTGCTAGAATACATGAGAAAATAAAAAATACACGAGAGGATTTTCTACATAAACTAACAAAAGAAATCAGTGAGAACCAAGCTGATGTCTTTGTTGTAGAAACTCTCAACATAAGAGGCATGTTAAAGAATCATCACTTAGCTAAAAGTATCTCAGATTTAGGATGGTACAAATTCAAGACGTTCCTAAAATACAAAGCAGAAAGACTAGGTAAGAAAGTAATCGAGATAGGAACGTTCGAACCTTCGTCTAAAACTTGTAGTGTATGTGGGTATAAGAACGCAGGTTTAAAACTTTCTGATAGAGAATGGGTATGTCCTGAATGTGGAACTAAACATGATAGAGATATAAATGCTGCCGTTAACATTAGGCAGTTTGGATTAAAACAGGCATTTGCAACACTGCCTTACGGCAGATAA
- a CDS encoding ABC transporter ATP-binding protein: MCLKLAIISPINWRVFSLDFHKIVEKGIALVPEGRRIFPNLTVLENLRLGSYSRKDSEKINEDFDWVLTLFPRLKERLKQLGGTLSGGEQQMLAVARGLMSRPKVLMLDEPSLGLAPILVKEVLGTIEKISQQGVTILLIEQNAVGALKIANYGYVLETGKIVLEGPAEDLLENDEVRKTYLGVTA, from the coding sequence TTGTGTTTGAAGCTAGCTATCATCTCTCCAATAAATTGGAGAGTGTTCTCGTTGGATTTTCACAAAATAGTAGAAAAGGGGATAGCCCTAGTTCCTGAAGGTAGACGTATTTTCCCTAATCTCACTGTTTTAGAAAACCTCCGATTAGGTTCGTATTCTCGCAAAGACTCTGAAAAAATAAACGAAGATTTCGATTGGGTACTTACACTTTTCCCGCGATTAAAGGAAAGACTTAAGCAACTTGGGGGTACACTCTCTGGAGGGGAACAACAAATGTTGGCGGTTGCAAGGGGGTTAATGTCAAGGCCAAAGGTTCTAATGCTCGACGAACCATCTCTGGGACTAGCTCCAATTCTAGTCAAAGAGGTTTTAGGAACTATAGAAAAAATAAGCCAACAGGGAGTAACTATATTGCTTATAGAGCAAAATGCTGTTGGTGCGTTAAAAATCGCTAATTATGGTTACGTCTTAGAAACTGGAAAAATTGTTCTTGAAGGTCCGGCAGAAGATCTCTTAGAAAACGATGAAGTTAGGAAAACTTATCTAGGAGTAACGGCTTAA
- a CDS encoding ABC transporter substrate-binding protein, translating to MRKTVVLVFLVVIMTFTLFGQEVIKIGMNFELTGPVSGYGQMSRDGVMLANKLKPTVNIGGKEIKVEVVAVDNKSDKAESANAIRRLIDHEKVVAVIGPATSSAALAAASIAEERQIPMVVNTATNPLVAQNKKYVFRTCFEDTLQGALLATFAWEELGAQNVAIMVDVAQDYVVGLANYFEKAFEQFGGTYFTEFYTTGDQDFTAQLTDALSKNPDAIFMPGYYAEIALISKQARDLGFTGPMFAGDGADAPELIQIGGEYVEGLSYTTYFHEDAELSPATKPFVEAYQEEYNRRADAFGALAYDAYMVIVNAIESAQSTDPVKIRDALAQTRDFPGVAGTITYPQGSGNPIKPAVINMVENGQFVFRTVIKPRM from the coding sequence ATGAGAAAAACCGTTGTTTTGGTGTTTTTGGTAGTTATTATGACTTTCACACTCTTTGGTCAAGAAGTCATCAAAATTGGTATGAACTTCGAACTAACAGGACCTGTTTCTGGGTATGGTCAAATGTCAAGAGACGGTGTAATGTTAGCCAACAAGTTGAAACCAACAGTTAACATCGGGGGTAAAGAAATCAAAGTGGAAGTTGTAGCTGTCGATAACAAATCTGACAAAGCAGAATCAGCTAACGCAATAAGAAGGTTGATAGATCACGAAAAGGTAGTTGCAGTTATTGGTCCTGCAACAAGTTCGGCAGCATTAGCTGCAGCTTCAATAGCGGAAGAAAGGCAAATACCAATGGTGGTCAACACCGCCACTAACCCTTTAGTTGCCCAAAACAAAAAGTATGTATTCAGGACCTGTTTTGAGGATACCTTGCAAGGTGCTCTACTTGCAACATTTGCCTGGGAAGAACTTGGAGCTCAAAACGTCGCCATAATGGTAGATGTAGCACAAGATTACGTTGTGGGACTTGCTAATTATTTTGAAAAAGCTTTTGAACAGTTTGGAGGAACGTATTTTACTGAATTTTATACTACTGGTGACCAAGATTTCACCGCTCAACTTACCGACGCCCTTTCAAAAAATCCAGATGCTATTTTTATGCCAGGGTACTACGCTGAAATAGCCTTAATTTCCAAGCAAGCTAGAGATTTAGGTTTCACAGGACCCATGTTTGCTGGAGATGGTGCCGACGCACCAGAATTAATACAAATTGGTGGAGAATACGTAGAAGGCCTTTCTTATACAACTTACTTTCATGAGGATGCAGAATTATCCCCTGCTACTAAACCTTTTGTAGAGGCCTATCAAGAGGAATACAACAGAAGAGCCGACGCATTTGGAGCTTTGGCCTATGATGCTTACATGGTAATAGTTAACGCTATTGAGTCTGCACAGTCCACAGATCCTGTAAAAATTAGAGACGCTTTAGCACAAACTAGAGACTTTCCGGGTGTCGCCGGTACAATTACGTATCCTCAAGGCTCTGGAAACCCTATAAAACCAGCGGTAATAAACATGGTTGAAAACGGACAATTTGTTTTCCGTACCGTTATAAAACCCAGGATGTAA
- a CDS encoding branched-chain amino acid ABC transporter permease, whose translation MTIQMFFQHLANAISLGSIYALIAIGYTMVYGILNLINFAHGDIFTFSMYFAFYAVTLFLFPWWAAFIFAIVLTTLLGATIERVAYRPLRKANAPKISALITAIGVSFFLQNFAIVVFGGRAKSFNPQLGVYPTQFAQVLTFGDVRIPLLTFIIIGVSILALFVLVWIVYRTKAGMAMRAVSKDVTAAKLMGINTDRTISQTFMLGSALAAVGGILWAMKYPQIYPYTGMIPGLKAFIAAVVGGIGSIPGAMLGGFILGVAEIMIVAFLPALAGYRDAIAYIILIVILLVKPNGLLGVEIGEKV comes from the coding sequence TTGACTATCCAAATGTTCTTTCAACATCTAGCAAATGCCATCTCTCTTGGCAGCATATACGCACTTATTGCCATAGGTTATACTATGGTTTATGGGATACTCAATTTAATAAATTTTGCTCATGGTGACATTTTTACTTTTAGCATGTATTTTGCTTTTTATGCAGTTACTCTCTTTTTATTTCCATGGTGGGCAGCTTTTATTTTTGCGATTGTTTTAACGACTCTACTAGGTGCTACAATCGAACGAGTTGCTTACAGACCATTAAGAAAGGCTAATGCCCCCAAGATCTCAGCATTAATCACAGCTATTGGTGTATCGTTCTTCCTACAAAACTTCGCAATAGTTGTCTTTGGTGGAAGAGCAAAATCATTCAATCCCCAATTAGGAGTTTACCCAACACAATTTGCACAAGTACTAACTTTTGGAGATGTAAGGATACCTTTATTAACCTTCATTATTATAGGTGTTTCTATTCTTGCACTTTTTGTATTGGTTTGGATAGTTTATAGAACAAAAGCCGGCATGGCGATGAGGGCAGTTTCTAAAGATGTTACTGCAGCAAAATTAATGGGCATAAACACCGACAGAACTATTTCTCAAACATTTATGTTGGGGTCCGCCTTAGCAGCTGTGGGAGGTATTCTTTGGGCTATGAAATACCCTCAAATCTATCCTTATACCGGCATGATCCCCGGTTTAAAGGCATTTATAGCTGCAGTTGTCGGAGGAATTGGAAGTATTCCAGGAGCTATGCTTGGAGGTTTTATTTTAGGGGTTGCCGAAATAATGATAGTCGCATTCTTACCCGCTTTGGCAGGATATAGAGACGCTATTGCTTATATTATTTTGATAGTTATTCTTTTAGTAAAACCAAACGGGCTTCTCGGTGTGGAAATAGGGGAGAAGGTGTGA
- a CDS encoding branched-chain amino acid ABC transporter permease, translating to MEKTLSFKTKFFLTILFILAIFLLLLTANNKASDYLILILNLMAINIIFAVSLTFINGITGIFSLGHVGFIAIGAYVSSILTLSPAQKEISFLIKPLIYPLNVIQIPFLPAIIIAGLVAAAFGYLVAAPSLRLIGDYLAIATLGLGEVVRIVANNTWSITNGALGLKSIPQYSNLWWTWGFALITVVFISSLIKSSYGRALKAIREDPIAAKSMGINVFSHQVVTFVIGSFFAGVGGALWAHLITTIDPKSFMFQKTFEILIMVVIGGLGSISGAIIGASLYTVGLEFLRVLEEPISIGPIYIPGIPGMRMVVLSLILIITMLFWRRGIMGRNEITWDGIYKLIMKVRNKNRLRDDE from the coding sequence ATGGAAAAAACGCTATCTTTTAAGACTAAATTCTTTTTGACAATTCTTTTTATATTGGCAATCTTTCTATTACTGTTGACAGCTAATAACAAAGCTAGTGATTATTTAATTTTGATATTGAATTTAATGGCAATTAATATAATATTCGCCGTAAGTTTAACCTTTATTAACGGTATTACAGGTATCTTTTCGTTGGGGCATGTTGGATTCATCGCAATTGGGGCATATGTATCGTCCATTTTAACACTTTCTCCTGCTCAAAAAGAAATAAGTTTTCTGATAAAACCTTTAATATACCCCTTAAATGTTATCCAAATCCCTTTCCTACCAGCAATTATAATAGCTGGACTGGTAGCTGCTGCGTTTGGTTACTTAGTTGCTGCCCCATCTCTTCGACTAATTGGTGATTATTTAGCCATCGCAACCCTTGGTTTAGGTGAGGTGGTTAGAATCGTTGCAAATAATACCTGGTCTATCACAAATGGGGCTTTGGGTTTAAAAAGCATCCCACAATATTCTAACCTATGGTGGACTTGGGGATTTGCTTTAATTACCGTAGTCTTCATTTCCAGCTTAATAAAAAGTAGTTATGGAAGAGCTTTGAAGGCAATAAGAGAAGATCCAATTGCTGCTAAATCTATGGGAATTAATGTTTTTTCTCATCAAGTAGTCACTTTTGTAATTGGTTCTTTTTTTGCAGGAGTTGGTGGAGCATTATGGGCTCACTTAATCACTACTATAGATCCAAAATCTTTCATGTTTCAAAAAACCTTTGAAATATTGATAATGGTGGTCATCGGTGGACTTGGGAGTATTAGCGGAGCCATAATCGGAGCTTCACTTTATACAGTAGGATTAGAGTTCCTTAGAGTTCTAGAAGAACCCATATCGATTGGTCCTATCTACATACCAGGTATCCCGGGAATGAGAATGGTGGTTTTATCTCTCATTCTCATAATTACAATGCTATTTTGGAGAAGAGGCATAATGGGAAGAAATGAAATAACATGGGATGGCATCTATAAACTGATAATGAAAGTAAGAAATAAAAATAGATTGAGAGATGATGAATGA
- a CDS encoding ABC transporter ATP-binding protein produces MTNQYDNEYILEFENVTKRFGGLMAVNNFNGYLKNGELLGLIGPNGAGKTTLFNLITGIYTPDTGKILFKKQKINSKKPHEITQLGIARTFQNIRLFKDMTVLENVLVSQHLKLKSWIWLFKSVLKTPDVLKVEKEMQNEAWDLLEEVGLSVYANDKANSLPYGLQRKLEIARALATGANLLLLDEPAAGMNPHETSELMEFIKHIRQEFELSILIIEHDMKVIMGICERIYVLDYGRKIAEGSPQEIQKDPLVIKAYLGEELAI; encoded by the coding sequence ATGACTAACCAATACGATAACGAATATATCTTAGAATTTGAGAATGTAACCAAAAGATTTGGAGGTTTAATGGCAGTTAATAACTTCAATGGCTATTTGAAAAATGGCGAATTACTTGGTCTAATAGGTCCCAATGGGGCAGGGAAAACCACTCTTTTCAATTTGATCACTGGTATATACACTCCAGATACTGGAAAAATTTTATTTAAGAAACAAAAAATAAATTCTAAAAAACCTCATGAAATAACTCAGTTGGGAATTGCTAGAACTTTTCAAAATATTCGATTGTTTAAAGATATGACAGTTCTAGAAAATGTTTTAGTCTCTCAGCATTTGAAATTGAAAAGTTGGATTTGGCTTTTTAAAAGTGTTTTAAAAACTCCTGACGTTTTAAAAGTGGAAAAAGAGATGCAAAACGAAGCCTGGGATCTTCTAGAAGAAGTCGGATTGTCTGTTTACGCTAATGACAAGGCAAACTCTCTTCCATATGGATTACAAAGAAAGTTAGAAATCGCAAGAGCACTTGCCACCGGAGCAAACCTACTTCTGTTAGACGAACCAGCAGCAGGAATGAACCCTCATGAAACGAGCGAATTGATGGAATTTATAAAACATATAAGACAGGAGTTTGAGCTATCTATTCTCATTATAGAGCATGACATGAAAGTTATCATGGGAATTTGTGAGCGTATTTATGTATTGGATTATGGAAGAAAAATCGCTGAAGGAAGTCCACAGGAGATTCAAAAAGATCCTTTGGTAATAAAAGCCTATTTAGGTGAGGAGTTGGCAATATGA
- a CDS encoding ABC transporter ATP-binding protein: MNSENSNIILKISDMNVHYGGIHAVKGIDMEIKKNEITTLIGSNGAGKTTTLNGIMNVVKKSGGKVFLDNVDITSMETHRMVEKGVVLVPEGRRIFPNLTVLENLRLGSYSRKDSEKISEDFDWVLTLFPRLKERLKQLGGTLSGGEQQMLAVARGLMSRPKVLMLDEPSLGLAPILVKEVLETIEKICEEGVTILLVEQNAVGALKIAHYGYVLETGKIVLEGPAKDLLENDEVRKTYLGVTV; this comes from the coding sequence ATGAACAGTGAAAATTCAAACATAATTCTTAAAATATCTGATATGAACGTTCACTATGGTGGTATCCATGCAGTAAAAGGAATCGATATGGAAATCAAAAAGAATGAAATCACAACGTTGATTGGATCAAATGGAGCGGGAAAAACTACAACCTTGAACGGAATAATGAATGTAGTTAAAAAGAGCGGTGGAAAGGTGTTTTTAGATAATGTTGATATTACAAGCATGGAAACTCATAGAATGGTAGAAAAAGGAGTAGTTCTAGTCCCTGAAGGTAGACGTATATTCCCAAATCTAACGGTTTTAGAAAACCTCCGATTGGGTTCGTATTCTCGCAAAGACTCTGAAAAAATAAGCGAAGATTTCGATTGGGTACTTACACTTTTCCCACGATTAAAGGAAAGACTCAAGCAACTTGGAGGCACACTATCTGGGGGAGAACAACAAATGCTGGCGGTTGCAAGAGGGTTAATGTCAAGACCAAAGGTTCTAATGCTCGATGAACCTTCTCTTGGACTAGCTCCTATTCTAGTTAAAGAGGTTTTAGAAACTATAGAAAAAATATGTGAAGAGGGGGTAACCATACTGCTTGTAGAACAAAATGCCGTTGGTGCATTAAAAATCGCTCATTATGGTTATGTCTTAGAAACCGGCAAAATTGTTCTCGAAGGACCTGCAAAAGATCTCTTAGAAAACGATGAAGTTAGGAAAACTTATCTAGGAGTGACGGTTTAA
- a CDS encoding (2Fe-2S)-binding protein — MRIQNHPILSFNRDKQIKFYYNGKELIGYEGETIAAALYANGVFKFSESKKLHRPRGIFCAIGHCSSCLMTVDGVPNVRTCITPLKDGMKVESQNIGVEINE; from the coding sequence ATGAGAATACAAAATCATCCCATACTAAGTTTCAATAGAGATAAACAAATAAAGTTCTATTACAATGGTAAAGAATTGATAGGTTACGAAGGAGAAACCATTGCGGCAGCATTGTACGCAAATGGTGTTTTTAAATTCAGTGAAAGTAAGAAATTACACAGACCAAGAGGAATTTTCTGCGCTATTGGACATTGTTCCTCCTGTTTGATGACAGTTGATGGAGTCCCAAACGTAAGAACGTGCATAACTCCTCTAAAAGATGGAATGAAAGTGGAATCCCAAAATATCGGAGTTGAGATAAATGAGTAA
- a CDS encoding FAD-dependent oxidoreductase, translating to MSKIENLELLVVGGGPAGLSAALAAANYGIKVSLAEEREFLGGQLIKQTHRFFGSEKEYAGTRGIDILRKLIDEVNKNKNIEVLLSSRVLGIYEDNVVTILNDHKMKKYYPQSIIFATGASEKFLAFENNDLPGIFGAGAVQTLMNVYGVMPATNVLMIGSGNIGLIVSYQLLQAGVKVAAIVEAAPKIGGYSVHASKLRRLGVPILTSHTIKKAIGKEKVEGAVICELDNDWNEVKDTEQLIKCDAICLSVGLTPLVDLLKQRKVKTTYVSELGGYVPLRDENMETSIKNLFVAGDVSGIEEATVAMIEGQIAGLSVAIRIGKNNKGEIEKRIEEAKNELELLRSGPVGKKIRKGLSKLGLNHGKNYNENFSEETLDISYLMKTGVPSEENLKNKLPSEEKVFDKGPIAISECFQRFPCDPCVKSCPFNAISENGNINNIPYVDFEKCTGCGICVSKCPGLAMFVIHKNFSETTSVVIIPYEFLPRPHKGEIVKVLDREGKYLCDGKVIRILDGKFQDKTAAVSIEIPKRYYLQARNFKVEEGTHG from the coding sequence ATGAGTAAAATTGAAAACCTTGAATTATTGGTTGTAGGTGGAGGTCCTGCAGGACTTTCAGCTGCACTTGCTGCTGCTAATTACGGAATTAAAGTATCTTTAGCAGAAGAAAGAGAATTTTTAGGTGGACAGCTAATAAAACAAACCCATAGATTTTTCGGTTCAGAAAAAGAATACGCAGGCACAAGGGGAATAGATATACTGAGAAAGTTGATCGACGAAGTTAACAAAAATAAAAACATAGAAGTGTTATTATCTTCTCGAGTCTTGGGAATCTATGAGGATAACGTTGTAACTATATTAAACGATCATAAAATGAAAAAGTATTATCCTCAAAGTATTATTTTTGCAACGGGGGCATCCGAAAAATTTTTAGCTTTTGAGAATAACGACCTTCCTGGCATCTTTGGTGCCGGTGCAGTTCAGACTTTGATGAATGTTTATGGCGTCATGCCAGCAACAAATGTCTTAATGATTGGTTCGGGAAATATTGGGTTGATAGTTTCTTACCAATTATTACAAGCTGGTGTAAAAGTAGCTGCAATAGTTGAAGCAGCACCAAAAATAGGCGGATACTCTGTTCATGCATCAAAACTCAGAAGGTTGGGCGTACCTATTTTAACCTCTCATACCATAAAAAAAGCCATTGGAAAAGAAAAAGTTGAAGGAGCGGTAATATGTGAACTTGACAACGATTGGAACGAAGTAAAAGATACCGAACAACTGATCAAATGTGATGCAATCTGTCTATCTGTTGGATTAACCCCATTGGTTGACCTCTTAAAACAAAGGAAAGTAAAAACCACTTATGTCTCAGAGTTGGGCGGCTACGTCCCCTTAAGAGATGAAAATATGGAAACCTCAATTAAAAATTTATTTGTTGCAGGGGATGTTTCAGGAATAGAAGAAGCAACAGTAGCAATGATCGAAGGTCAAATAGCCGGTTTATCCGTTGCCATAAGAATCGGAAAAAACAACAAAGGTGAAATTGAAAAAAGAATAGAAGAAGCTAAAAATGAATTAGAATTGCTAAGATCTGGTCCTGTAGGCAAGAAAATTAGGAAAGGATTGTCTAAATTAGGTTTGAATCACGGGAAAAATTATAACGAAAATTTTTCAGAAGAAACACTCGACATTTCTTATTTGATGAAAACTGGAGTACCTTCAGAAGAAAATTTAAAAAACAAGCTACCATCAGAAGAAAAGGTATTTGACAAAGGACCTATAGCCATATCAGAGTGCTTTCAAAGATTCCCTTGTGATCCATGCGTAAAAAGCTGCCCTTTCAACGCCATATCTGAAAATGGTAACATCAACAACATTCCCTACGTTGACTTTGAAAAATGCACCGGATGTGGCATATGTGTTAGCAAATGCCCAGGACTGGCAATGTTTGTGATTCATAAAAATTTCAGTGAAACAACTTCGGTTGTAATCATACCTTACGAATTTCTTCCAAGACCTCATAAAGGAGAAATTGTCAAGGTACTTGATAGAGAGGGAAAATACTTATGTGATGGCAAAGTAATAAGAATATTGGATGGAAAATTTCAAGACAAAACAGCCGCAGTGAGTATAGAAATTCCAAAGAGATACTATTTACAAGCTAGGAATTTTAAAGTGGAGGAAGGAACCCATGGATGA
- a CDS encoding (2Fe-2S)-binding protein, which yields MDENKVIICRCEDVTLKEIRDAIREGFTTVEEIKRVTRSGMGPCQGKTCGLLIAKEISQMTGKPMEEIELQNIRPPYGGITFEEVIKGTITENDK from the coding sequence ATGGATGAAAACAAGGTAATAATTTGTAGATGTGAAGATGTAACTTTAAAAGAAATAAGGGATGCCATAAGAGAAGGATTCACCACCGTTGAAGAAATAAAGAGGGTAACAAGGAGCGGGATGGGACCTTGTCAAGGTAAAACCTGTGGCTTGTTGATCGCAAAAGAAATTTCGCAGATGACGGGTAAACCAATGGAAGAAATAGAATTACAAAACATCAGACCTCCTTACGGAGGAATAACCTTTGAAGAAGTAATAAAAGGAACCATAACGGAAAATGATAAATAA
- a CDS encoding NAD(P)/FAD-dependent oxidoreductase, translating into MKNKANVVIIGGGVVGCSIAYNLAKKGLKDVVLLEKSYLSSGATGRCGAGVRQQWGTKQNCLLASESMHIFEHFEDVLQIKRYIELKQKGYLLLAYSDKELEQFKKNIEVQHSLNIPSILLTPKEAKEIVPDLNIEKLVGAAYCAKDGHANPFQVTLGYAEAAQRLGVEINKFTEVKDIKIKNDTVLGVQTNKGFIECKNVVVAAGGWTQNIAKMAGIELPVYSERHEILVTESVKNILDPMLMSFSYNIYCQQEPNGSFIMGYGPENEPPSYNMESSWEFLETMSKKATWLLPPLKNIRIIRQWAGLYNISPDRQPIVSQINEVEGLYVACGFSGHGFMLAPAVGILMADIVTGDKLTYDVILDLERFNRGEIIEEPSVV; encoded by the coding sequence ATGAAAAATAAAGCAAACGTTGTGATAATAGGAGGAGGCGTCGTAGGTTGTTCCATCGCTTATAACCTTGCCAAAAAAGGGCTTAAAGATGTAGTGTTGCTTGAAAAATCCTACCTTTCAAGCGGAGCAACTGGTAGATGTGGTGCGGGAGTTAGGCAACAATGGGGCACCAAACAAAACTGTCTTTTGGCAAGCGAAAGTATGCATATTTTTGAACACTTTGAAGATGTCCTTCAAATAAAAAGATACATAGAATTAAAGCAAAAAGGTTATTTGTTACTAGCATACTCTGACAAAGAATTAGAGCAATTTAAAAAAAATATCGAAGTTCAACACAGTTTAAATATACCTTCTATTCTATTAACTCCTAAAGAAGCTAAAGAGATTGTTCCCGACTTAAACATAGAAAAGTTGGTAGGAGCCGCTTACTGTGCTAAAGATGGGCATGCCAACCCTTTCCAAGTGACTTTGGGTTACGCAGAAGCTGCGCAAAGATTAGGTGTGGAAATAAACAAATTTACCGAAGTCAAAGATATAAAAATTAAGAATGACACAGTGCTGGGGGTACAAACAAACAAAGGTTTCATAGAATGTAAGAATGTAGTTGTAGCAGCAGGAGGTTGGACACAAAATATAGCTAAAATGGCTGGAATAGAACTCCCAGTTTACTCCGAAAGACACGAAATATTGGTAACAGAATCTGTTAAAAATATACTCGATCCAATGTTAATGTCCTTCTCTTACAATATTTATTGTCAACAAGAACCCAATGGCAGCTTTATCATGGGTTATGGGCCGGAGAACGAACCACCTAGTTACAATATGGAAAGTTCATGGGAATTCCTTGAAACTATGTCAAAAAAGGCAACGTGGTTATTGCCTCCTCTTAAAAATATCCGCATCATTAGGCAATGGGCGGGTTTATACAACATTTCGCCAGATAGACAACCAATAGTATCTCAAATCAATGAGGTAGAAGGTCTATATGTTGCTTGTGGGTTCAGTGGGCATGGTTTTATGCTTGCACCAGCTGTTGGAATTCTAATGGCAGATATAGTTACAGGTGATAAATTAACATACGATGTCATTTTAGATTTAGAAAGATTCAACAGAGGAGAAATCATTGAAGAGCCCTCTGTTGTATAA